AGATCAACGGCGACGCCCCGGGCACGATCGTTCGGATGTCGCTCGGCATTGAGGAGATCGGCCAGACATGACCACGGGAATTCGAGTCGCTGTGATCGACGACCACCCCCTTTTCAGGGAGGGGGTGACCAGAAGCCTGTCGGAGATCGACGGGTTCGAGATCGTCGCGGAAGGAAGTTCGCGCGACGATGCGATCCGGATCGCTGAGGAGCTGCGGCCGGACGTGATGCTGCTCGACATCTCCATGCCGGGCGGCGGTCTGAATGCCATTCCATTGATCCTGCACGTCGCCGCGTCGCAGAAGATCGTGATCCTTACCGTTTCCGAGGCGAATGAAGACGTGGCGGCAGCACTCAGGGACGGCGCGAAAGGGTATATTCTTAAGGGGATCGGCGCGCGAGCGCTGGCAGAGGTCATCCGCACCGTCGCTTCCGGGGAAAGCTACGTCGCTCCGACCCTTTCGGCCAAGCTGCTGACGGGGCGTCTCTTCGACCCCGGACCAGCCAAATCCGATCTGCTCTCGGCGTTGACCGCGCGCGAACAGGAGGTTTTGCACCTCGTCGCCTCGGGAATGAGCAACAAACAGATCGCCCGAAAGCTCGACCTTCATGAGAAAACCGTCAAGCATCACATGACGCAGATCATGGCGAAGCTCAATGTCGCCAACCGGACCGAAGCGGCCATGGTGCTGCGCGACGCGCTGGAACTGGCGCCCCCTCAGTCGATGAAGGACTGAAGACGTCTCCTGTCCGCCGTGGTCGCCTGCCGGTTCACGATCGTGCGCCCACGCGAGTCCTTCATGATGTAGCGGCCTTCGTCGATCTCTTCGCTGATCCCGTCGACGTGGCGAACGCGCAACACGGAGCCGCCCTGCTCAACCTTCGTCTCCTTTGCGCTCGACCCGGTCGAACTGCTCGAACGGCTGCTGGATCCCTTGCCTGAGCCGCCGCCCTTCCCGCCACTATTTCCGCCACTATTTCCGCCACTATTTCCGCCGCTATTGCCTCTACCACCGCTATTCCCGCCACCGCCACTATTTCCGCCGCTGTTGCCGTTACCGCCATTCTTGGCGAGCGCGGACTGGGGGATGAGTCCGAGTGCCTCGCCCGAGAGGCCGAGCTTATACGGAAAAGCCGAGACAGGGAGGCTGATTGACAAGGAACATAGTGCCGCAACAAAATTTCGACGCGTGACCATCACGGCCTCCTGAAGCTTTCGCGGCGCATTCTGAGCCGTCCGAAGAGGCGTTGGCGCGCATGGCTGATCATCATCGGAAGGACGAGAGTACCGCCGTAGTGAAAGACCGGCGCGTCGTATGGGGCCTCCGTCGACCAGACCTCGAAATCTTTGTTCACGGTTCGGTCCGCCCGTCAACTCCCTACCGCTTGCATTCGAGGGGCTTCAGACGTTTCCCCAACCGCGATCGGACCATCGTCCCATCCGCCTCGGACCAAAGTCCTACTGCATGTTTCCTTAAATCGTAGCCGATTTAAGGACAAAAACATGCAGCAGTTCAAAGTGCTACAGCGTCCCTTGTGCGTCTGAAAAGACGCACGGCGCTGTAGGGCACTGGCGGACGCCGCGGCCTGCGCCGACCGTATCGGCGTCGGCGAAAGACGGGCCATCATGGGGGAGATTGTCGTGAGACGTGGTGGTTCAAGGGCAGTCAGTTTCTGACGATCAGCTCTCGGGCATCAGAGGGATTGTATCCGACCCGGCCCTCTGTGCCGGCATGTTTTCTCTCTCGGTCGGCTATGATCAGGAACACCCCAGCAGCGCGCGGCGTGGGCGGGGCAATCTGTCTCGCCCCGTCCGCCGTCATTACGGGCCAACGCTGAAGCGGCCCCATTTAGGCCGCCCGGACACCCGCCTGCATCGGGATCTCGATGTCGACCTCCAGCGTCGTCACGTGCTCGCCGCGGTCCATCTTCACGCTCACCTTCTCGCGATCGACCTGAACATGCTTGGCGATGACGGCGAGGATTTCCTCCCTGAGGATCGCGACGAGGTCCGACTGGCCGACCGAGGCCCGCTCATGCGCGAGCAGGACTTGAAGGCGCTCTCGCGCCGTCGGCGCGGAACTCTGTTTGCTGAAGAAACGGAAAATGCTCATGCTGCCCTCCGTCCGAATATCTTGCCAAAGAGCCCGCGCTTTTCGCCGGGAATGGTGATCGGCAGCGTTTCGCCGGCAAGGCGGCGCGCCGCGTCGAGATAGGCGACCGCCGGGGCGCTGCGGCTGTCGGCGAGCGTGACGGGTGCGCCGAGGTTGGAGGCCTTGAGGACGTCGGCGCTTTCGGGGACGATACCGATCAGCGGGATCGACAGGATCTCAAGGACATCGTCGACCTTCAGCATGTCGCCCCTCTCGGCGCGAGCGGCATCATAGCGCGTGAGCAACAGGTGCTTTTCCACCCGGTCTCCGCGCTCGGCCCGCTCCGTCTTGGAATCGAGCATGCCGATGATCCGGTCGGAGTCGCGAACCGAAGAGACCTCCGGGTTCGTCACGATGACGGCGACGTCGGCGTGGCGCATCGCGAGTGTCGCGCCGCGCTCGATCCCGGCCGGGCTGTCGCAGATGATCCAATCGAAGTGCTTCTTCAACTCGGCCATCACCCGCTCGACACCTTCGGGTGTCAGGCTGTCCTTGTCGCGGGTCTGCGATGCCGGCAGCAGGAAGAGCGTCTCCAGCCGCTTGTCGCGGATCAACGCCTGCGGTAGCTTCGCGTCGCCTTGAATGACATTGACGAGGTCGTAGACCACCCTGCGCTCGGCACCCATGACGAGATCGAGATTGCGCAGGCCGACGTCGAAGTCCACGACGACCGTCTTCTCGTTGCGCTGCGCCAGCGCCGCGCCTAGTGCGGCGGTTGAAGTCGTCTTTCCGACGCCGCCCTTACCCGATGTAACAACAACAACTTTCGCCATCTTCCCGCTCCTATTTCCTGGCCGGCACCGGCTCAGTTAAGTCTCTCAGCCATGATCGAATCGCCTTCGAGCCAAAGCTGTACCGCCTGCCCTCGAAGGTTGGGCGCCATGTCCTCGGCCGTCTTGTAGACGCCGTCGATGGCGAGCAGCTCCGCTTCCAGTCTGCGACAGAAGATGCGCGCCGAGGCATTTCCGACTGATCCCGCCAGCGCCCGCCCCCGCAGCGTTCCGTAGATATGCACCGAACCTCCGGCGATGATTTCCGCGCCGGACGCGACGGATCCGACCACGGTAACGTCGCCTTCCGGGAAGATGATCGATTGTCCGGAACGCACGGGTTCCTTGACGATGATCGAAGCCGTTGTCCGCGCCGGCTGCACTTCCTGGGGGGCGACCGGCGCTGCCGGTTTGCCCTTGCCGGTCTTCGGCGATTCGGCGGCCGGTTCGCCCTCCGGGACCTCGAAGTCCGGCGCCGGCCGGCCGCCTTTCATGGCCGGCGGCATGCCCGGCTCGAAGAGCGACGGACGTCCACCCTCAATGCCCATCACCCTGACATTGCGCTTGCCGAGCTCGTCGAGCAGGCCCTTCAGTTGCGGCCGGTCGATCTCGAGATCCGCAACGTCGAGCACGACTGGCCGTCCCAGAAAGAATCCCGCGGAACGCGCGGCAAGATCGTCGAGGCGGCCCAGCCACCAATCGAGCGGCAGCTCCGGAGAAAGCACGAGCGCCAGGAACGAGCGGCCCTTGATACGGATCGAACGAGCGTCAGTTAGCACTTTGGTCATCTTCGTTAATTTTTGATTGCCAAGATCTACGCGAGTCATGGTTAACAAATGGTTAACCAGGCCTCCTTCTTTGTTAAGCTTCAGCCGTTTCGCACGGCAGAGCGACTTCTCCTTCCCATGCCTCAAGAAGATTCCCTCACGAGCGCGACCAGATAGACTTGCGAGCCCCGACGATCCTTCTTTCAGCCGCAATGCTGCTGGCCGAAGCTTGTACAAGGCTGACGAAGGCGAGTGCGCATTCATGCCGCCGCGGGTCGCGCAGCGGGAAGCTGGTGAGATACCTGCTTAAACCAAGGGAGGGGCGCCAGTGGCGCCCCTCCCTCTCATGTCTCTAATCACGGCTGCGACCTCGCGGTCAGTCGGGCGGACGATCCGCCGAGGCCTGAGTGAAGGCCTTGATGTCCCAGAGGTAAAGGCCGGGTACGCCGAGCGCATCCTCCGGAAGGCCGATGTCGCGGCGCATGCGATTCGACAGGTGCGAGATCTGGTTCTTCGTTTGACGACGCATCCATGCGGCGCGCAGCAACGCACGCGTGGTCTTCCAGACGCCGAATTTCCGGTACAGTTCATCGATCGTCGCCGCAAGGGTATCAACAACTAAGGATTGTGCTTCGCGCATGATTTTCCGTCCCGGCGCACTCACGCAGCCAGGTCCTCTCAAGGGTCGAAAAGACGTGCGGATGCGGACGCGAGATAGGAACAAATCGCTTCGTCAGCCGGTCACGTCAGGTCAAAGGGGAAGTGCCAAGTGGCGGAAATCCGGGCTCAAAGCCCCGAAATCAAATTCGGCTGAGGCGAGATGCGCGGCGCATCGAAGCCATGGTAGCCGTTCCGCCACAGAGGCGCACAAACACGAGAATGGGATTCATCTTCACGCCTCCTCTGATTTGAATTGCGGATAACGTTATCTTACACGAGACCCGCCGATCGGCAAGTACACAATTTCGAATTGTAGCCATCGCACGGGAGTCGTTGCAGGAAAGCAACACCCCTGCAAACGACGCTCACGCCGCCCCGACACAAGATGGCGGTCCTGCGCTTCGATCGGCGGCCGCGGGGCGGCACCCTCAGCTGCTCGATATGACGGAGTATTCTGACGGGAACGGCGGCTGACCGCCGGTCCGCAACGCCCCTATTTCCGGTTACGCCGCTACAGACAGAACCATCACCTCTGATCGACATCGCGACCGAGAAGCTTCTCGATTTCCGTCATCGTCGCCGCCGGCAACGGTCCTTTCTCGATCGAGCCCAGATTTTCGCGCACCTGCGCCTCCGTCTTGAAGCCCGGTATGGGAAAGGTGTTGGGAGAACGGGCAAGAAGCCATCCGAGTGCCCCTTGAGCCAAAGTCCTGCCACCGGTCTGCAGAAGTTCGCGCACCTCAGACAGGCGCCGGAGATAATCGGCACGCGGCCGCCCATCCTCGAAGAACCGCACCCAACTGTGACCCGCCGCGCGTACGTCGTCTTCAGGCAAGCGCGTGTCAGGACCGAACTTGCCGGTCAGGAATCCCATCGCCAGGGGAGACCGATTGAGGCTGGCGAGATCGTTGCCCTCACACATCGTCAGCATGTCCGGCCCATCAATGAAGACGTTCAGTTCCTGCTGAACCGCGACAAAATGCGGGAATTTCACCATACGCTTCGCCGCGGCGGCGTTGTCCGTGCTCCAGCCCCAGAAACGGATGGCGCCTGCCTCCGCCAACTTCTCGAGCGTTTCACCGGCGGCATCCGCCTGATCATCCGTGAGCTCGCCGACGTGTATCTGGTAGAGGTCGATATAGCCGGTGCTCAAACGCTGTAGCGATGCGGCGCAGGCTCGCTCGATGTAAGCCGGGCTGACATCGGTGCCGAGTAGGGCGCGGGCGGCGCGATCGTAGGTATAGCCAAACTTGGTCGCGATGATTGCGTCGCCTCTTCGGCCCTTCAGCGCCCGGCCGATAACCTCCTCACTGTGACCGGTTCCATAGGCGTCAGCCGTGTCGATCAGTGACGCACCCATCTCAAGTCCAAGCTTGATGGCGCGGATCGACTGCTCGTCGTCAATCTCTCCCCAACCATCCGGCTTTCCACCGAGGGTGAAATAGCCTCCAATCGCCCAGCAGCCGAGACCAACGGGTGCGGCGGACAGGCCCGATCGTCCCAGTTGTCTGCGCATATTCGTGGAGATGTCGTCGGCAAGCATGGTGTTCCTTCCCTGGTCGCGAGATGCGCCAACTATCTCACCTCGCATGCAGGAATCAGAAGCTTCGAATCCGGAGGGTATTTTTCGCCTGTGAAAAACCGGCGACCACGACCGGCACGTCATTCCGCTGCGCCACAAGGACGCTATTTCATCGTTTATTATTGCTTAGCGAGAGGCGTGCTACGCTAGGTCCTCATCTCTGATTGATTCGGCGAATACGATAGCCCTGTCAATCCGAGATGGTCGTCAGCAGCGGAGGAACTACCATGAACCGAAACGTGATCATTGGCATCATTGTCCTCGCGGTCATCATTCTCGCGGTCGTATTCTTCATGCCACGGACAGCGGAAACGCCTCCGGCAGGCGAGACCCCGCCGGCTACAACAGAGCCTGCGCCGACCACAACAGAGCCCGCACCCACCACGCCGGCACCAGCACCCACCACGCCGGCACCAGCACCCACTACGCCGGCACCGGCACCCACCACGCCGGCACCCGCCCAATAGGGACTCGTCAGATCGCACGCCCCGTCTCGCAGGCGGGGCGTGCGATCAGAATCGTGCGGATCATCGAGCCGCAGCGTCCATGGAAATGCCGGGGAGCCTCGCCGACAGATGAGGCTCTCCGGCTCACCACTCGTCAGTGGCGATTTCCCCGACCGGCTGCACGAGCTGCGGCCCGAGATGGAGATAGCGTGTCGCCTTGCGCTTGGCTGCGATGTCGGCCCAGACGCGCTCCACCTGAGCGGCGGTGAGATTCGCGGCACGGCTCACTTCCTCGGCGTTCAGACCGTTGTTGAGACCGTAGAGGCAGAGATCCATCCGGTCATAGGGCAGAGAGAAATAGAATTCTTCCTGCGTCTGTGCGAGCGAATAGGTGTCGGTGGTCGGCGGCCGGCGCCGGATGTCTTCGGGCACGCCGAGATAGGCGGCAAGCGCGTAGACCTGCGACTTGTAGAGATGGGCGATCGGCTTGACGTCGGCCGCGCCGTCGCCGTTCTTGACGAAGAAGCCCTGGTCGTATTCCAGCCTGTTCGGCGTGCCGAGGACGGCGAAGTTCAGGCGGTCGGCGTGGTAATATTCGATCTGCTTGCGGGTGCGCTGCTTCATGTTCGTCGCGGCGACTATGCCGAGATAAACCGAGGGCGGCATGCGCAGCTTCGTCTGCCCGCCCTCGGGGTCCTGCACCACCAGAGACGAGATATTGTAGCCCTCGCCTTCGAGCGCATTGGCGATGACGATCTTCGATGCCCAGCCCGGGCCGTAATCCGGAACGAGCTCGCGGATGAAGGCGTCGCGCCGCGCGTAGCAGCCCATCGCGGCGAGCGTCGGGCCGATATCCTCCACGATCGCCTCGACGCCGAAGGTCTCGGCCACCAGCCGACCGAGACGAAGGCTTTCCGGATCGGAATCGTTTTCCGGCATGAACAGGCAGAACACGTTCCTGGCGCCGACGGCGCGAACGGCAAGCGCCACCGAAACGCTGGAGTCGATCCCCCCCGAAAGGCCGAGTACGAGGCCGCGTTTGCGCATGCCGCGCAACTGCGCGCGAAGGCCCTCGACGATGCGCTCGGTCTCCGCAGCCTCGTCGATCTTCAGGGCATCGGCGGAGAAACCGAATGTGTCCTCACTCGGGCGGATATTCATTCTGCGGGCTCCAATGTTTCGGCCGCAAGTCGGCGACTGACTTTGCCTGTATCCGTCTTCGGAAGCTCCGTGCGGAATTCCACGATCTTCGGGACCATGAAATCCTCAAGATGACGGGCGCAATGGCGGATGATGTCCTTTTCCGTGAGTGTCGGATCCGAGAGCACGACAAGAGCGCCGATGGCAGCCCCAAGCACCGGATCGGGAATGCCGATGACGACCGCTTCGGCGATGCCCGGATGGGCGTGCAGCACGGTCTCGACCTCCTTGGGCGCCACCTTCTCGCCGCGCGTCTTGATGATGTCGTCCTTGCGGCCGACGAAATAGAGGAAGCCCTCCTCGTCGGCGCGGAAGAGGTCGCCGGTGTAAAGTACCTTTTCCCACGGGTTCGGGCCCGGGCGCAGCATGCGTTCGCTGGCGTCGTCGTTGCGCCAGTAACCCTGCATCACATGCGGGCCGCGGATGACGAGTTCGCCGGCGACGCCGGGCGCCACGCGCTTCCCCGCGTCATCGACCACGAAGGCCTCCGTGTTCGGAATGGCGATGCCGACCGAGCCAGGGCGGCGGTCGAGTTCTTCCGGCGGCAGGTAGGTACAGCGCTTGCACTCCGTGAGCCCGTACATGGAATAGAGCCGGGCGGCGGGAAAGAGCTCCCTAAGACGGGCAATATGCGCCGGCGGCAGGGCCGCGGCGGTGTTGGAGATATAGCGAAGGCTCGGCAGGAAACCGGGCTCGAGATCGCGCATCTGCAGGATCATCGCTGCCATCGTCGGCACCAGCGGGAAACCGGTCACGCCCTCGGCACGAATCCGCTCGAAGATCGCCTGCGGAAAGGCGAAGGACTTTTCAAGCACGAGCGTGGCTCCGAGCCGGGTCGCCATCAGGAGCTGATAGAGGCCGTAATCGAAGGCGAGCGGCAGGACGTTCAGGATGATGTCGTCCGGCGTGTTGCGCAGATAGGTGGTGATCGACTCCGATGCCGCATCGATATTGCGATGGGTCATCATCACGCCCTTGGGGCGGCCGGTCGAACCGGAAGTATAGATCAGCATGGCGAGATCGACGTCGATGCCGCCATGCGGGACAGGCGCCGTGTCTGCCGCCAGGCAGCTCTCGAAGGACGCCGCTCCTTCCGGCGTGCGGCCGCCCGGTGCCGCGGTCGACGCGACGAAAGGCGCTTTATCGGGCGAAAGCGCGCGCGCTTCCGCGACGACCGGCATCAATTTGGCCTGCGTCAGGATCGCCGCCGCCTCGCAGTCGGCGATGATGTAGGCGAGCTTGTCGGCCTTGGTGGAAGCATTGATCGGGCTGAAGGTCGCGCCCGCCTTGAGGGTTGCGAAGATCGCGACCGCCGCCTCCCAGCAATTGTCCATGAAGACGAGCACGCGGTCGCTCCGCGTCACGCCGTTTGCTCGAAGGGCGGTGGCAAGCCGGCTTGAAAGCTCGTCGAGCTCGGCGTAGCTGAGCCGCCTGCGATCGGTGACCAACGCCGTTTTCCCGGCATTTGCCGCGGCGTTCCTGATGAGGAATTGCTCGAACCGCATTGTCGTTGCCCCGCCCTTCCGCTCCCTAGGCCGTGACCGGCACGGCGGCCTTCGCTTCGACGAAAGTCACGATGGCCGACAGCGAATCCAGGTTCTGAGGGACGATGTCGGTGTCGGCCATCGCGATCCCGAACTGGTCCTCGATAAAGGCGACGAGTTCCAGAACCCCGGTCGAGTCGATGATGTCGTTCTCGATCAGCGAAGCCGTATCGGCGAGTTCGTAGGAGGCGTCGCCGAAGAGAAAATTCTCGACGATGAATGCCTTGACCTTGTCCTTAATCGTTTCCGTCATCTCTGTTATTCCTTTCTTGAACGGTTTCAGGCGGCTTCCGCCTTGCCGAGGCTGGTGCCGGTGAATGTCTGGAGCCACAGTTGCGTCGAGAGAATGCCGACGAAGGCCGCG
The Ensifer sp. WSM1721 genome window above contains:
- the nadE gene encoding NAD(+) synthase, whose protein sequence is MNIRPSEDTFGFSADALKIDEAAETERIVEGLRAQLRGMRKRGLVLGLSGGIDSSVSVALAVRAVGARNVFCLFMPENDSDPESLRLGRLVAETFGVEAIVEDIGPTLAAMGCYARRDAFIRELVPDYGPGWASKIVIANALEGEGYNISSLVVQDPEGGQTKLRMPPSVYLGIVAATNMKQRTRKQIEYYHADRLNFAVLGTPNRLEYDQGFFVKNGDGAADVKPIAHLYKSQVYALAAYLGVPEDIRRRPPTTDTYSLAQTQEEFYFSLPYDRMDLCLYGLNNGLNAEEVSRAANLTAAQVERVWADIAAKRKATRYLHLGPQLVQPVGEIATDEW
- a CDS encoding class I adenylate-forming enzyme family protein, with the protein product MRFEQFLIRNAAANAGKTALVTDRRRLSYAELDELSSRLATALRANGVTRSDRVLVFMDNCWEAAVAIFATLKAGATFSPINASTKADKLAYIIADCEAAAILTQAKLMPVVAEARALSPDKAPFVASTAAPGGRTPEGAASFESCLAADTAPVPHGGIDVDLAMLIYTSGSTGRPKGVMMTHRNIDAASESITTYLRNTPDDIILNVLPLAFDYGLYQLLMATRLGATLVLEKSFAFPQAIFERIRAEGVTGFPLVPTMAAMILQMRDLEPGFLPSLRYISNTAAALPPAHIARLRELFPAARLYSMYGLTECKRCTYLPPEELDRRPGSVGIAIPNTEAFVVDDAGKRVAPGVAGELVIRGPHVMQGYWRNDDASERMLRPGPNPWEKVLYTGDLFRADEEGFLYFVGRKDDIIKTRGEKVAPKEVETVLHAHPGIAEAVVIGIPDPVLGAAIGALVVLSDPTLTEKDIIRHCARHLEDFMVPKIVEFRTELPKTDTGKVSRRLAAETLEPAE
- a CDS encoding acyl carrier protein, whose protein sequence is MTETIKDKVKAFIVENFLFGDASYELADTASLIENDIIDSTGVLELVAFIEDQFGIAMADTDIVPQNLDSLSAIVTFVEAKAAVPVTA
- the minD gene encoding septum site-determining protein MinD → MAKVVVVTSGKGGVGKTTSTAALGAALAQRNEKTVVVDFDVGLRNLDLVMGAERRVVYDLVNVIQGDAKLPQALIRDKRLETLFLLPASQTRDKDSLTPEGVERVMAELKKHFDWIICDSPAGIERGATLAMRHADVAVIVTNPEVSSVRDSDRIIGMLDSKTERAERGDRVEKHLLLTRYDAARAERGDMLKVDDVLEILSIPLIGIVPESADVLKASNLGAPVTLADSRSAPAVAYLDAARRLAGETLPITIPGEKRGLFGKIFGRRAA
- the minE gene encoding cell division topological specificity factor MinE translates to MSIFRFFSKQSSAPTARERLQVLLAHERASVGQSDLVAILREEILAVIAKHVQVDREKVSVKMDRGEHVTTLEVDIEIPMQAGVRAA
- a CDS encoding aldo/keto reductase, with product MLADDISTNMRRQLGRSGLSAAPVGLGCWAIGGYFTLGGKPDGWGEIDDEQSIRAIKLGLEMGASLIDTADAYGTGHSEEVIGRALKGRRGDAIIATKFGYTYDRAARALLGTDVSPAYIERACAASLQRLSTGYIDLYQIHVGELTDDQADAAGETLEKLAEAGAIRFWGWSTDNAAAAKRMVKFPHFVAVQQELNVFIDGPDMLTMCEGNDLASLNRSPLAMGFLTGKFGPDTRLPEDDVRAAGHSWVRFFEDGRPRADYLRRLSEVRELLQTGGRTLAQGALGWLLARSPNTFPIPGFKTEAQVRENLGSIEKGPLPAATMTEIEKLLGRDVDQR
- a CDS encoding DUF1127 domain-containing protein; this encodes MREAQSLVVDTLAATIDELYRKFGVWKTTRALLRAAWMRRQTKNQISHLSNRMRRDIGLPEDALGVPGLYLWDIKAFTQASADRPPD
- the minC gene encoding septum site-determining protein MinC, whose amino-acid sequence is MTKVLTDARSIRIKGRSFLALVLSPELPLDWWLGRLDDLAARSAGFFLGRPVVLDVADLEIDRPQLKGLLDELGKRNVRVMGIEGGRPSLFEPGMPPAMKGGRPAPDFEVPEGEPAAESPKTGKGKPAAPVAPQEVQPARTTASIIVKEPVRSGQSIIFPEGDVTVVGSVASGAEIIAGGSVHIYGTLRGRALAGSVGNASARIFCRRLEAELLAIDGVYKTAEDMAPNLRGQAVQLWLEGDSIMAERLN
- a CDS encoding response regulator transcription factor; the encoded protein is MTTGIRVAVIDDHPLFREGVTRSLSEIDGFEIVAEGSSRDDAIRIAEELRPDVMLLDISMPGGGLNAIPLILHVAASQKIVILTVSEANEDVAAALRDGAKGYILKGIGARALAEVIRTVASGESYVAPTLSAKLLTGRLFDPGPAKSDLLSALTAREQEVLHLVASGMSNKQIARKLDLHEKTVKHHMTQIMAKLNVANRTEAAMVLRDALELAPPQSMKD